The sequence agttagggaccatcagtaaattacacaacGGGACAATATGTTCAAATGTCAACAGCTCCAAATTACAATGACTCAAAAACGtccaactataaattgtagaaatccATATACtgatattgaaagcatttaacgagacaactaaaatattgtcccatttacattgtgtaatttgtCCCCAGACACAGGCTGTCCCCCAGACATAACTATTCAGAAGGTTCCAGAAAGACAATGATCTAATGGTTTAACAGGCTGACTTGGGACTGTGTGATCAACAGGGATCAGACTCAAGCACGAGCCACACATCAGTATGTGTCGTCTCACCAGTCTGGTCCGTGTAGGTGGTGAGCGTCGAGGCCAGAATCTGCCCTCGTTTACCGTCCTTCCCCTGGACCTTCCCACCATCATCGACTATATCATCGACATCATCGTCTGAGGAGGAGCTGTACTGGCTCTGAGCCAATCGCTGAGCAGCAGCCTGGTTGGACTTCCTGATCTCCTCAAACTTGGATTGGCTCGACGCAGCt is a genomic window of Salvelinus namaycush isolate Seneca unplaced genomic scaffold, SaNama_1.0 Scaffold3611, whole genome shotgun sequence containing:
- the LOC120040557 gene encoding NF-X1-type zinc finger protein NFXL1-like; translated protein: MVAPSQHTASSQSKFEEIRKSNQAAAQRLAQSQYSSSSDDDVDDIVDDGGKVQGKDGKRGQILASTLTTYTDQTGGDVTDLERTRQYLSDAFQSGAITCLICIASVKRNQAV